The genomic window CATGAGCGATCTTATCGCCATCATGAAAGGCTCCATTGTCTCTTAACTTCAAGAAGTCGTCTTGGATCACGCGACATCCCATTTCTCTCAATGTCTTGAAGTCTGGTTCTACTTGGTTGATGTACTCGTCGTATTTTTTGTGGTTAACGAATCCATCTGGAACTTTACGAGTATTCACCAAAACAGTATCAACGTAATTTCCACCTAAGTGGCGGTCAAGGACCTTCACGTGATCTGCATCGGTAAATCCTTCAGTTTCGCCGATCTGCGTCATAATATTGCAAATGTATACGACCTCTGCCGGCGTTTCTTTGACTGCTTCACCAATTTGTTTGATCATCAAGTTTGGCAAAATACTGGTAAACAAACTACCAGGTCCCAATACCACCACATCAGCTTGCATGATTGCTGCCAAGACTGGTAAAACCGTCTCTGGCTCCTTTTCAGGTTCGTCAGAATTAGTTACCCAAACACGCTTAACGTGTTTACCTGAGTGAGTAATTTCATGTTCCCCGGCCAATGTAGTGCCATCAGTGAATTCTGCATTCAACGTCAATTTAGTCGTTGAAGCTGGAAAGACATTACCATCGATTCTCATCATTTTTGATAAAGTCTGAACCGCATCAAAAATATTAGGCGACATTTCGCTCAAAGCCGCAATGATCAAATTGCCTAAAGCATGCCCTGAGAAAAAGTCGTCATCACTCTTAAAACGATGTTGGAACACTTCTAATTCTTCATTAGGAAGATCAGACAGCGAAGCCAAAACGTTTCGAATATCCCCTGGTGGTACAACGTTGATATAATTTCGAATAATACCAGATGAACCGCCATCATCAGCAACGGTAACAATCGCCGTGATGTTAGCATCTTCTTTTCTTAAACTGTTTAAAATAACTGGTAAACCAGTTCCCCCACCTATAACAACAACCTTTGGACGACGTCCTTTAACAACTCGAACTATCCTATTTGCTGCCATGTTCAATAACCTTCTTTTGAGATTTTTCTGCATCACGGTGAGTAATATCAACGTAATACTTGTCCTTGAGATCGTTGCCTAGTCTTTCAGCAATCGCAACTGAACGGTGTTGGCCGCCAGTACAACCGATTGCAATTGTCAAACTAGTCTTACCTTCTTTTTCATAACCTGGCAAAATGTATTGCAGCAAGTCATAAAGTTTCTTATAGAAAGTTTCCGTCTCTGGACTATCCATCACGTA from Companilactobacillus sp. includes these protein-coding regions:
- a CDS encoding gluconeogenesis factor YvcK family protein, producing the protein MAANRIVRVVKGRRPKVVVIGGGTGLPVILNSLRKEDANITAIVTVADDGGSSGIIRNYINVVPPGDIRNVLASLSDLPNEELEVFQHRFKSDDDFFSGHALGNLIIAALSEMSPNIFDAVQTLSKMMRIDGNVFPASTTKLTLNAEFTDGTTLAGEHEITHSGKHVKRVWVTNSDEPEKEPETVLPVLAAIMQADVVVLGPGSLFTSILPNLMIKQIGEAVKETPAEVVYICNIMTQIGETEGFTDADHVKVLDRHLGGNYVDTVLVNTRKVPDGFVNHKKYDEYINQVEPDFKTLREMGCRVIQDDFLKLRDNGAFHDGDKIAHEILNLAFQSGNRKNEVR